A genomic segment from Bradyrhizobium sp. ISRA430 encodes:
- the accC gene encoding acetyl-CoA carboxylase biotin carboxylase subunit has protein sequence MFDKILIANRGEIALRILRACKELGIATVAVHSTADADAMHVRLSDESVCIGPPPSKDSYLNVPNLLAACEITGADAVHPGYGFLSENARFAEILAEHNLHFIGPKAEHIRLMGDKIEAKKTAKRLGIPVVPGSDGAVGPDDDAMAIARKIGFPVLVKAAAGGGGRGMKVAHSEADLQVALSTAANEAKSAFGDASVYLEKYLQKPRHIEIQILGDGRGGAIHLGERDCSLQRRHQKVWEEGPSPVLTAAARAKIGETCAKAMREMKYLGVGTIEFLYEDGEFYFIEMNTRIQVEHPVTESITDIDLVLEQIRIAAGGDLPARQDEVQIIGHAIECRINAENPQTFRPSPGRISQFHPPGGLGVRIDSAVYQGYTIPPYYDSLVGKLIVHGKTRGECLMRLRRALDEMVVDGIETTLPLFRALVREPAIIDGDYHIHWLEQYLAGQMEPATK, from the coding sequence ATGTTCGACAAGATCCTCATAGCCAATCGCGGCGAGATCGCCCTTCGCATCCTCAGGGCCTGCAAGGAGCTCGGGATCGCGACCGTTGCCGTGCATTCGACCGCCGATGCCGACGCCATGCATGTGCGGCTGTCGGACGAGAGCGTGTGCATCGGCCCGCCGCCCTCGAAGGACAGCTATCTCAACGTCCCCAACCTGCTCGCAGCCTGCGAGATCACCGGCGCTGACGCGGTGCATCCCGGCTACGGTTTCCTATCGGAGAATGCGCGCTTCGCCGAAATCCTCGCCGAGCACAATCTGCACTTCATCGGTCCCAAGGCTGAGCACATCCGCCTGATGGGCGACAAGATCGAGGCCAAGAAAACCGCCAAGCGGCTCGGCATCCCCGTGGTGCCCGGCTCCGACGGCGCGGTCGGGCCTGATGACGATGCGATGGCGATCGCCAGGAAGATCGGCTTCCCCGTGTTGGTCAAGGCCGCTGCCGGCGGCGGCGGCCGCGGCATGAAGGTGGCGCATAGCGAGGCTGACCTTCAGGTGGCGCTGTCGACCGCGGCCAACGAGGCGAAATCCGCCTTCGGCGATGCGTCCGTCTACCTCGAAAAATATCTCCAGAAGCCACGCCACATCGAAATCCAGATCCTCGGCGACGGCCGCGGCGGCGCGATCCACCTTGGCGAACGCGATTGCTCGCTGCAGCGTCGTCACCAGAAGGTCTGGGAGGAAGGCCCCTCGCCCGTCCTCACCGCAGCGGCGCGCGCCAAGATCGGTGAGACCTGCGCCAAGGCGATGCGCGAGATGAAGTATCTCGGCGTCGGCACCATCGAGTTCCTCTACGAGGACGGCGAGTTCTACTTCATCGAGATGAATACTCGCATCCAGGTCGAGCATCCCGTCACCGAGAGCATCACCGATATCGACCTCGTGCTGGAGCAGATCCGCATCGCCGCCGGAGGCGACTTGCCGGCGCGGCAGGACGAAGTGCAGATCATCGGCCATGCCATCGAGTGCCGCATCAATGCCGAGAACCCGCAGACCTTCCGGCCCTCGCCCGGTCGCATCTCGCAATTTCATCCGCCCGGCGGGCTCGGCGTAAGAATCGATTCGGCAGTCTATCAGGGCTACACGATCCCGCCCTATTACGACTCCCTGGTCGGCAAGCTGATCGTCCACGGCAAGACCCGCGGCGAGTGCCTGATGCGCCTGCGCCGGGCTCTCGACGAGATGGTGGTCGACGGCATCGAGACCACACTGCCTTTGTTCCGCGCCCTGGTGCGGGAGCCCGCCATCATTGACGGCGACTACCACATCCACTGGCTGGAACAGTACCTGGCCGGCCAGATGGAGCCCGCCACCAAATAA
- a CDS encoding response regulator gives MTQPVTIIMIEDDEGHARLIERNIRRSGVNNEIVAFANGTEAMKHLFGADGSGLTQKGNALLILLDLNLPDMTGIDILKQIKENKYLKASPVVVLTTTDDSQEIKRCYELGCNVYITKPVNYENFANAIRQLGLFFSVIQVPPAAT, from the coding sequence ATGACCCAGCCTGTCACCATCATCATGATCGAGGACGACGAGGGACATGCGCGCCTGATCGAGCGCAACATCCGCCGGTCCGGCGTCAACAACGAGATCGTCGCGTTCGCCAACGGCACCGAAGCCATGAAGCATCTGTTCGGCGCTGACGGTAGCGGTCTCACGCAGAAGGGCAACGCCCTCCTGATCCTGCTCGACCTCAACCTGCCGGACATGACCGGCATCGACATTCTGAAGCAGATCAAGGAGAACAAGTACCTGAAGGCTTCGCCCGTGGTGGTGCTGACCACCACCGACGACTCCCAGGAGATCAAGCGCTGCTACGAGCTCGGCTGCAACGTCTACATCACCAAGCCCGTCAACTACGAGAACTTCGCCAACGCCATCCGGCAGCTCGGTCTGTTCTTCTCGGTCATCCAGGTCCCGCCCGCCGCCACATGA
- a CDS encoding CHASE3 domain-containing protein yields the protein MTAKAQRRRAFWQILLFAAGLLVLTVISAGSVYLVNKARSDSKWVLHTIEVENQVNALLLEVRRAESGARGYLLTRETDFKTDHDKAVAAIIPALDRLTRLSTDNPSQRDNVEKLSVAIETRLDQFAREMEFVRQGQPEKATALVNEAAAGNTTTTITSIAYAMIREEERLFHLRSVNADLSQTLAASMTGIGSGLVVVLALISVWLVRRSARIRDDAEARLRDAYVNLEALVDERTADLREANNEIQRFAYIVSHDLRSPLVNIMGFTSELDELGGDIFRRIESLTHVPADGPPLAPGAGREIVLEGPDKQLSEDFSEALGFIKSSIAKMDRLISAILNLTREGRREFEPRRIDTRELIEAIASTLAHQAAEAQAEIHVEPLPNIVSDRLALEQIFSNLIDNAIKYLRTGVPGEIRIRGRTKLGYAIFEIMDNGRGIDPKDHQRIFDLFRRAGTQDKPGQGIGLAHVRALVRRLGGTMSVSSELNAGSTFTITLPMNWNASNRKADQ from the coding sequence GTGACGGCTAAGGCGCAGCGGCGGCGCGCATTTTGGCAGATCCTGCTGTTCGCAGCGGGGTTGCTGGTGCTGACCGTGATCAGCGCTGGCTCGGTGTATCTGGTCAACAAGGCCCGCAGCGACAGCAAATGGGTGCTTCACACCATCGAGGTGGAGAACCAAGTCAATGCGCTCCTGCTCGAAGTCCGGCGCGCCGAGAGCGGAGCCCGCGGCTACCTCCTGACCCGGGAGACGGATTTCAAGACCGACCATGACAAGGCCGTGGCTGCCATCATTCCCGCGCTCGACAGGCTCACGCGCCTGAGCACCGACAATCCATCGCAACGCGACAACGTCGAAAAGCTGAGCGTCGCGATCGAGACGCGGCTCGACCAGTTCGCGCGCGAGATGGAGTTCGTCCGGCAAGGCCAGCCGGAGAAGGCAACGGCGCTGGTCAACGAAGCGGCCGCAGGCAATACCACGACCACGATCACCAGCATCGCATACGCGATGATCCGGGAAGAGGAACGCCTGTTCCATCTCCGCTCGGTCAACGCGGACCTCAGCCAGACGCTGGCCGCGTCGATGACCGGCATCGGCTCGGGCCTCGTGGTCGTGCTCGCGCTGATCTCGGTCTGGCTGGTGCGGCGCTCGGCGCGGATCCGCGACGACGCCGAGGCGCGCTTGCGCGACGCGTACGTCAATCTCGAGGCCCTCGTCGACGAACGCACCGCAGACCTGCGCGAAGCCAACAACGAGATCCAGCGCTTTGCCTATATCGTCAGCCACGATCTGCGCTCGCCGCTCGTCAACATCATGGGCTTCACCAGCGAGCTCGATGAGCTTGGCGGCGACATTTTCCGCCGCATCGAGAGCCTCACCCATGTCCCGGCCGACGGTCCGCCGCTGGCGCCCGGCGCGGGTCGCGAGATCGTGCTCGAGGGTCCGGACAAGCAGCTTTCGGAGGATTTTTCCGAGGCACTCGGCTTCATCAAGTCCTCGATCGCCAAGATGGACCGGCTGATCTCGGCAATCCTCAACCTCACCCGCGAGGGCCGGCGCGAATTCGAGCCGAGGCGGATCGACACACGCGAGCTGATCGAGGCCATAGCGTCGACGCTGGCGCATCAGGCGGCTGAAGCGCAGGCCGAAATCCACGTCGAGCCCCTGCCGAATATCGTCAGCGATCGCCTGGCGCTCGAGCAGATATTCTCCAATCTGATCGACAACGCCATCAAATATCTCAGGACCGGCGTCCCCGGGGAAATCAGAATCCGCGGGCGGACCAAGCTCGGATACGCTATTTTCGAGATCATGGATAACGGCCGCGGCATCGATCCGAAGGATCATCAGCGAATTTTCGACCTGTTCCGCCGCGCGGGAACCCAGGACAAGCCCGGCCAGGGCATCGGTCTCGCACACGTGCGTGCACTTGTGCGTCGTCTCGGTGGTACGATGTCGGTATCGTCGGAACTGAACGCAGGCAGTACATTCACGATCACGCTGCCAATGAACTGGAACGCCAGCAATCGGAAAGCCGATCAATGA